The Fusarium fujikuroi IMI 58289 draft genome, chromosome FFUJ_chr01 sequence AATATCAGTTGCGACAGCAATGGCCCGGAACCCACGATGACCGCTTGTCACAGCTGTACCAAGGGCCACGCGCTCTGCACATGTTCCCACAGGATACGCCGCGTTTTCCACATTTGCGCCGCTCGTGAGCTCACCCTCGCTTGAGAGAACCGTGGCCCCGACGCGGAACTGGCTGTACGGGCAGTACGCTGTGGCCTTGGCTGCAACTGCACGCTCACGGAGCTCTGAGAACTCTTTCGGCGTAATGCCGTGGGCTGAACAGACTTCAGCCGTCTTGGCTGTGTCGCCTTTTGAGATAGTCTCTGGGGTCTCCATCATATGATGTGGGTGAAAAGCAGAGTGCGAAAGAGGGGGGAAAGGggagggaaagaagaaaagagaggaaaggGTTCGTGGCAATGGGCGATTGATGACTATATCCTATTCCGTGTCACTCGTCACTCGTTACACGGGCGGGCCCTTTATCGTGGACGTCTCCGCATCGGGCGCCTCCGTAATGCGGGGCTGAGCGCCGAAATGACGGACCCTTCGGCTGGTTCCTATGATACCACATTGCTTATCATGTCTTTCCTTCAGTAATAGGCAGGTAGGTTACTATCGTTTCTAGCGTGCAAGGGTATACAGACTAGGCATGTAGACTATCTAGTATGTACCTATGTAAGTTGTGTCCAAATATGTATTATCAGATGCtatcagcatcttctcaTTTTCGTGGTCTAATATTACTGTCATGACCATCATGCACCTTTTCCCTACATTGCTGCCATCCATTCTCATTACAAATACGTACGTATGACACAGAGCAGCACAAAACTCCAAACTCATCGCTCATACATACTGCTCGGCGAGCGGTTGTAGACTGGTGCTTGAACGAACCCGACCAAATCATTTCCATATCCTTTGTCCCCAACTTGCGTTTCTTGTAggtcttcttgttcattTCATCTGGATTCCGGCGTCTAGTAAAACCCATCAGATCCTCCAAGCCTACTTGAGGTCGAGCTGACTGTTGGCGTCGACTGTGCCGAGCTTGTGTCGCTTGGCGTTGCCGGTTCCACAACCTGACTTCGGATCGACGTGATCCATTCGTGCTGCAACAACTCAACTGCTGACGATCGGTTACGAGGGTCTCTTGTGAAACATTTCTTCAGGAAGTCGATTCCCTGAGGGCTGAGCTGATCTGTAGGTGGCAGCTGGGGCGGGTTCCCTTGCGCAATGTTGTACATGATCGCCCACTCGTTGTCGAGCTGTGCCCATGGCCTTCTTCCGGTAGCCATTTCCAGAATAACACAGCCTAGAGACCAGATGTCGACGGCCCCAGGCTTACCAGGGTTCTCACCCTTGATCACCTCAGGTGACATATACATCGGCGTTCCTGTCATGGATCGGTTTGCCAATGTTGCTTGCTTCTCGCCAGCAAGCGTACGGCCCTGTCGAGCAATAACTTTGGCGGCGCCAAAGTCCACATATTTGATGATTCCGTTATGATCGAGCAAAATATCTACAACGTTATTAGTTTCAGCACATTTAGGGACACAAGATACACCACTTACTTTCGGGCTTGATGTCTCTGTGGGCAATGCCGCTCTCATGCAAATAGACAAGACCCTCGAGCAGTTGAAGCGCATATACCATGATGACCTGCTCATCTTCGATTCGACCATGTTCCAAGAGACTGGCCAAAGATCCTCCAGAACAAAACTCCATAAAAATGTACACTCGGTCTCGATGCACTTCGATGCCATAGTATGATACCACATTGGGATGATCCAACACTTCCAGTACACCCATCTCCTCTCTGATTTGCTCGGCGATATGTGGGATAAGTTTGGGATCCTGCAGTCGAATTTCCTTGACGGCCATCAGATGGCCCGTGTCAAGGTTCATTGCTGCATAGACATTGCCAAATGTGCCGCCTCCTACGAATTGGCCTTGCTGCCAGCGCATCGTAACATTGgtggctgatgatgaaaggtACGCCAACGATCGGTCGACTTCATTAGTACCTTCCAGTACTCTTCCGACTCCCTGTCGCTCTGCAACCTTTTCGCGTCGATACTCATCAACCCTTTCGAGCTCCTCCATGCGCTGTTCAGTGATGAATCGTGAAGCCTCTTCGTCGTTTAGCATTCGGTTCTTGTCGAGCCTGCGGAACTGTCCCACCAAGGCTTCGATTCGTTCTTTCTCGGCCTGTGCCGCGAGGTTCGATCTGGCGCCCATGATATCAAAGTGAGAAATAAGAAGAGACATGCACCCTGCGACCTTAGAACGAAGCTTGGAATACTCATCCTCGCCTAGTGCAAGGATGTGACGGCCTCGTGTCATGCCCATGGCCAACTCTAGCGCGAGTACGGCCCATCGAAAGGTCTTTCGGTCAGATGCAACGCAGTCGTCGCAAATGAAGCTCACCCAATCGAGGGCAAGTTTGGTCAATTTGAGATTGTTCATCTGTCGCCTGTTGCTATCCATGTAGAGTAACGAACGCTGGCCAAACTCTGTGGCGAAAACGAAGCATGTTTGAATAAGTTCTTGGCAGTCCTTTCCCCGAGCCTGTTTTCTGATGATTTCAACACTGTCCATGAATGtattagaaagcttatatGCCACCCGCCTCGTTTCTGTCAATCTTGAGTTGACTTTGTGGATGTTGGACCTCGATTCCTGCACAAGGTCAACATGCATATCGACAGCGTCAAGGAACGCCCTCCTCGCGTTGTGTAAGGTCTGGGGACTAGAAGCGCAGAGGCGTATGTGTCCTCGCTTTAGGTCGAGGTTCAGGTCGCGTAAGGGTACTTCGATTACTTCGCCGAACCAATTGATAGGATCCTCTGGTCGGAGAATGAGGACATATTGCTCACCGAGCTCGTCGGGAAACTGGTCCTTGGAAGTAATAGCCATCATAACGGGTATATCTTCCAGCCTCTCCCGTAACTCGGGTGATGCGATAACATATGTGTTGTCTTGCTCAAGCAAACGAGTGTCGACTTGAAAGTGACCCGAAGCCACCAATTGGTCGTAGAACTTTTGCATGGTCTCGGGTGGGAAGGATATGCTGTAGTCGGATGCGTGCTCATAGTTGTCGTTCAGCATTCGAGTGAATCGCTGGAGCATCCGCTGGCGGACTCGTACGGAGTCGAGACAAGCCTTGTAACGCTTACTCATCTCCGATGCGGTTTCCTTGGGCTTTGCTTGCAACTCCTTTTCGAAAGTCTGGCTGAGTCTGTTGAGAGCCTTGAATGTGAGCGAGCTGAACTGCTCCGCAACTTCAATATGGCCTCGCTGCAGATGGCTACCGATTTCGTTGGCGAAATCCCATTCTTGAAACAAAAGTTCTGCTTCCTTGAAAGTATTCTTGTTTCCACTTAGCTTCCAGTTTAGCATCTTGAAGTAATACTTCAACGCTTCCAGTACAACTTGGTCGAAAGATTCATCGATGCAAGGTGGTAGATCCCAGCCTGGTTCCGGGTGCGCAATTGATGTGCACTCGATTTTGATTCGAATGGCAAATTTGAGCAGAAGCTGAAATTGGGAGATCATTTGATCCTGCATGAGAGGGTTTTGCTGGGCAGATTCCTTAACTCTCCTAGCATAAGCGAGACGTGTACGGGTGATCTCTTCAATGAGACGCGAAGGGAAGCTGATAAGAGTAAGAAGCTCTTCGAGATATGGTGGTAGGTGGCGTTTGCGGAACGGCTCGGAATTCCTAATAAGAGTGTCCTTCGCCTTGCTGATGACGGTGGATATGGGTGCAAGCATTCCTTTTTCAAGGTTCCCATTGTCGTCGTTGTAAAGAGATTGAAGTCCGTCTTCTTTCATTAGCCGGTCGAGGAAGGATGTTTCGTCGCTGCTTATACCGTTTACAGCTGGCGATCGCTGTTTAGTCCGTGTAAAGTCGAGCTCATCGTTCCCCACCCACTTCCTCAGGATGTTCAGTTCCGTGTTTATCATTTCGTTGGTGTTGTACCACGATATAATAGCATCATGGGCTTCTTTGAATGTGGCAGAGTCTGCTGCCTTGTGTTCTGCTGCGAgtgaagcccaagaagggtATAGGTTTTCACacatctcgatcttggccaCCATGTCTTTGACTTGTTCGTATGGTGGTTTTCCTGCTTCGCTCTCACCCTTGActtggaagttgatgatctcgTCGAGGGTACGGTCAAGAGTGGACCGAGATTCCTCCAACATGCGTCTCTGGACAGGGATATGTCTTCCACAAACCTTGGATCGGATGCCCAGCCACAGTTCGGTCTTGTGAGCGCTCTTACCCGCCTGTTGATCGGCCGATCCAATCAAtcgtttcttctcttgccGTACGACATCTCCGGTAAGGACAGCCTCAAGCATACCGTGCCACTCAAGCCTTTCGCGATTCTCTGGGTCTTTCAAATCCTCGTCCGTGGGCTGAAGGTTGTCGTTGCCGTAAAACATAATGGTCTCCTGGTCGAAGCGATCGTCATATGGACCCTCTGACGAGGGAGTTTCGCCTTCTGAGTCCGAATCGTTTCCATTCAAATTCGAGTAAGACGAAAAGTACCCTCCACTATTGTCCTGCCGAAGTTTCTGTACGTATGCTCGCTCCTGTGCTCGGAACCTGCTCTCACTCTGCCGTGGGCGCGTCTTAGACGATGATCGGATTGATTCTGTGAAGGATGGTGTAACTGGCGGATGAACTGGTTTCCTGGAGGTGGCAGGATTGTAGGTGTTCGAGGGTGTCCTCGCCGGACCCAATGGTCGCTGCGGCCAGGAGCCATTGGGTGTATAGGCCGCGCCGTCGTCACCAGCAGCAACTCTCTGTGACTTTGGGGCACCATTAATGACCGTCCCAGGAAGCAGAGAAGTCAATGACCCTGTGTGGCCCGATGTCTCGTATCGGGATAAATTACCCAGCTCGTCCTGACGTTCTGTCGCATGAGGATCGCCGTTGGTTTCGATTGGAGTTTCGTGCCGATGACTCCTGTTCTTGTCGATGcggtcatcttcttcagtacCTGAAAAACGAACCGCTCGGGGCGATGACTCGGTCATCCTAAAGGGTGTGTCTGGGCTGGCACCCAGGTGGAGTTGGAAGTATGAGCGCCCCTCAGCCTCACGTCGACTTGTCGTGAGTGATACGAAAATATAGTTGTGATTGTGGAAAATGCCAGTTTAAACGGTTTTTTGTCGGCGCTCGAGTTGTGGTCGAAGAGTTTACGAGGGTTCGAAGATGGCCATGGAGAGGGGGTTGAGCTTGGGGAGCTCTTGATGCAAGCAGATCGAGATGGATCGCATGGAGGAGTGGCAACCAAGAAGCGCGTGCAATTTCATAGCCAATCATCGCGCTTCAAGAGCCTGATGGCGCATTAACTGTGGCTAAGGTGTGGCAAAACTATCGGATCAGACCTATCATACCTATCATAAAGACATTGGGAAGGCAAATCATGACTACTAATCTACCAACCTTGGGGAAAAATCAGCACTGTCAATTCTCTTGTACCACACCGGCTTACATACCTAGGGCAAGGACTCGTAGAGCCTTGTTTGTCTTTAATAGCGTGTTACTGTCGTGACTGTATATATTCTTACCACtgatactataaatattgTATTATATAGtgttatatctcttttactATGATGTTCTACTGTTGTCGTTCTATTGTAACTCGGCAATACTGATGTACCGAAAGGTCTCGAGTTCTTAACATGTCCTGACTTACATACGTGGAAATAGTGACTGTTCAAGGGAAAGAATACCAAGATATCAGGTATGCCTTGCCAATACCACGGTGTTGTGTGAGTAACAATGTGGAGTATAATGCAGGAAAGTTTGACTATTGCAATACACCACAAAACACATTTACATATGAAATCCGATGCTGAGATTTTAGTTAAGAATGATTGCTGTCGACCCTGAAGATGCATCAACACAAAATGACTACCCTAGACCCGACCAATGCCCCAGCACCTCCCAACGCGAACAGACAATGACCAATTTACCACCTTCGCAACAATATTCGTATAGGGTTTAGCATGATGATATTTTAATCATGCGATGGCCGGAACGAATTGATGCAATATATACCCTACACACCAGTCTGAGCGTCATGGCGCTGCCCTGACTGTCAAGGAGTGGCATAGAGAGTGCTAAGCCGTGGGAAATGATTGCACAGATTACGATTTATGCAAAGAATCTCACTGTcataaaagagaaaggaaaggaCAGGAAAGCTTAGTACTTATAATATCCGACACGTATACCAATTACTCCATATGTTCCTTGAGTAAAGTTCTGAACATAAGCGTGGCACAACTTGATTCACCACT is a genomic window containing:
- a CDS encoding related to cytidine deaminase, with the translated sequence METPETISKGDTAKTAEVCSAHGITPKEFSELRERAVAAKATAYCPYSQFRVGATVLSSEGELTSGANVENAAYPVGTCAERVALGTAVTSGHRGFRAIAVATDIAPPASPCGMCRQFIREFCTLDTPIIMFDKNEDFVIAKLRQLLPMSFGPDQLPPPGAPGTR
- a CDS encoding related to MAP kinase kinase kinase Wis4, which encodes MTESSPRAVRFSGTEEDDRIDKNRSHRHETPIETNGDPHATERQDELGNLSRYETSGHTGSLTSLLPGTVINGAPKSQRVAAGDDGAAYTPNGSWPQRPLGPARTPSNTYNPATSRKPVHPPVTPSFTESIRSSSKTRPRQSESRFRAQERAYVQKLRQDNSGGYFSSYSNLNGNDSDSEGETPSSEGPYDDRFDQETIMFYGNDNLQPTDEDLKDPENRERLEWHGMLEAVLTGDVVRQEKKRLIGSADQQAGKSAHKTELWLGIRSKVCGRHIPVQRRMLEESRSTLDRTLDEIINFQVKGESEAGKPPYEQVKDMVAKIEMCENLYPSWASLAAEHKAADSATFKEAHDAIISWYNTNEMINTELNILRKWVGNDELDFTRTKQRSPAVNGISSDETSFLDRLMKEDGLQSLYNDDNGNLEKGMLAPISTVISKAKDTLIRNSEPFRKRHLPPYLEELLTLISFPSRLIEEITRTRLAYARRVKESAQQNPLMQDQMISQFQLLLKFAIRIKIECTSIAHPEPGWDLPPCIDESFDQVVLEALKYYFKMLNWKLSGNKNTFKEAELLFQEWDFANEIGSHLQRGHIEVAEQFSSLTFKALNRLSQTFEKELQAKPKETASEMSKRYKACLDSVRVRQRMLQRFTRMLNDNYEHASDYSISFPPETMQKFYDQLVASGHFQVDTRLLEQDNTYVIASPELRERLEDIPVMMAITSKDQFPDELGEQYVLILRPEDPINWFGEVIEVPLRDLNLDLKRGHIRLCASSPQTLHNARRAFLDAVDMHVDLVQESRSNIHKVNSRLTETRRVAYKLSNTFMDSVEIIRKQARGKDCQELIQTCFVFATEFGQRSLLYMDSNRRQMNNLKLTKLALDWVSFICDDCVASDRKTFRWAVLALELAMGMTRGRHILALGEDEYSKLRSKVAGCMSLLISHFDIMGARSNLAAQAEKERIEALVGQFRRLDKNRMLNDEEASRFITEQRMEELERVDEYRREKVAERQGVGRVLEGTNEVDRSLAYLSSSATNVTMRWQQGQFVGGGTFGNVYAAMNLDTGHLMAVKEIRLQDPKLIPHIAEQIREEMGVLEVLDHPNVVSYYGIEVHRDRVYIFMEFCSGGSLASLLEHGRIEDEQVIMVYALQLLEGLVYLHESGIAHRDIKPENILLDHNGIIKYVDFGAAKVIARQGRTLAGEKQATLANRSMTGTPMYMSPEVIKGENPGKPGAVDIWSLGCVILEMATGRRPWAQLDNEWAIMYNIAQGNPPQLPPTDQLSPQGIDFLKKCFTRDPRNRSSAVELLQHEWITSIRSQVVEPATPSDTSSAQSTPTVSSTSSRLGGSDGFY